A genomic window from Gossypium hirsutum isolate 1008001.06 chromosome D10, Gossypium_hirsutum_v2.1, whole genome shotgun sequence includes:
- the LOC107915716 gene encoding mitochondrial succinate-fumarate transporter 1 — translation MKDSQANRNPQAESKKTTIPPYMKAISGSFGGIVEACCLQPIDVIKTRLQLDRMGNYKGIVHCGATVSSTEGVRALWKGLTPFATHLTLKYALRMGSNAMLQSAFKDSDTGTLSNKARFLSGFGAGVLEALVIVTPFEVVKIRLQQQRGLSRELLKYKGPIHCAHTIIRQEGLFGLWAGAAPTVMRNGTNQAAMFTAKNAFDVVLWKKHEGDGKVLQPWQSMISGFLAGTAGPVCTGPFDVVKTRLMAQSRDGGEVKYKGLVHAIRTIYAEEGLRALWKGLLPRLMRIPPGQAIMWAVADQIIGLYERRYFHSAAL, via the exons ATGAAAGATTCTCAAGCAAACAGAAATCCCCAAGCGGAATCCAAGAAGACGACGATCCCGCCTTACATGAAAGCCATTTCAGGCTCCTTCGGCGGTATCGTAGAAGCCTGTTGTCTGCAACCCATCGATGTCATCAAAACCAGGTTGCAATTGGACAGGATGGGGAATTACAAAGGGATCGTTCACTGCGGCGCCACCGTGTCTAGCACTGAAGGGGTGCGGGCTCTTTGGAAAGGATTAACGCCCTTCGCTACTCACCTCACGCTTAAGTACGCGCTCCGGATGGGATCCAACGCCATGTTGCAGAGCGCGTTCAAGGACTCGGATACTGGCACCTTGAGTAACAAAGCGAGGTTTTTATCTGGGTTCGGTGCTGGGGTTCTTGAGGCGCTTGTTATCGTTACTCCCTTTGAG GTGGTGAAAATTAGACTGCAGCAACAGAGAGGACTAAGTCGAGAGCTTCTAAAGTACAAAGGCCCCATACATTGTGCTCATACAATCATCCGTCAAGAAGGCCTTTTTGGGCTGTGGGCAGGAGCTGCCCCAACCGTTATGCGTAATGGGACAAACCAAGCTGCAATGTTTACAGCCAAAAATGCTTTTGATGTGGTATTATGGAAGAAACATGAAGGCGACGGGAAAGTCCTCCAACCATGGCAGTCTATGATATCAGGTTTCCTTGCGGGAACAGCTGGTCCAGTATGTACTGGTCCCTTTGATGTCGTCAAAACTAGGTTGATGGCTCAAAGTCGAGATGGAGGGGAGGTGAAGTATAAGGGCCTGGTCCATGCTATCCGAACAATATATGCTGAGGAAGGACTTCGTGCTTTGTGGAAAGGACTGCTGCCTCGGCTCATGAGGATACCACCTGGCCAGGCCATAATGTGGGCTGTTGCT